One Glycine max cultivar Williams 82 chromosome 3, Glycine_max_v4.0, whole genome shotgun sequence DNA window includes the following coding sequences:
- the LOC102660378 gene encoding expansin-A6-like has protein sequence MALVNLSLIGIVNLIIVLTSTEARILGVYNDSVWESMHMMLYDDKNMLGKIGSACKYNNLYNQGYDVNTTTLFNNRLCCRVCFEIKCVNDPSWSHLVGSSEREANARMFGQTDLVKGRLVVAVTP, from the coding sequence ATGGCTTTGGTCAACCTTTCTCTTATTGGCATTGTTAACCTCATAATTGTTCTGACTTCCACCGAGGCGAGGATCTTGGGCGTGTACAACGATAGTGTATGGGAAAGCATGCACATGATGTTGTACGACGACAAGAACATGTTAGGGAAAATAGGTAGCGCATGCAAGTACAATAACTTATACAACCAAGGGTATGATGTGAACACAACAACATTGTTCAATAACAGGTTGTGTTGCAGGGTGTGCTTCGAGATAAAGTGTGTGAATGACCCCAGTTGGAGCCACTTGGTAGGATCTAGTGAAAGGGAGGCTAATGCGAGGATGTTTGGACAAACAGATCTAGTGAAGGGGAGGTTGGTGGTGGCTGTAACGCCCTGA